A single window of Nitrospirae bacterium YQR-1 DNA harbors:
- the mtnA gene encoding S-methyl-5-thioribose-1-phosphate isomerase — protein sequence MVETLRWEHNCVAILDQRVLPTEVTYIKCTHYMQVVDCIKNLSIRGAPAIGIASSMAIALAAKSTEAASGAELTGKLAPVFKDLLDSRPTAVNIRWATERAAELLKKNQSLPVKKIKELLIEDGISVLNEDIEINKTIGRFGAEFIMPGSRVLTHCNAGSLATGGFGTATAPMRIAKAQGKNISVIADETRPVLQGARLTAWELMQDGIDVTLITDSTAGALMKKGEVDLCIVGTDRTVRNGDVANKIGTYSIAVLAKENNIPFYVAAPLSSIDLTLANGDSIPIEERDSGEVTNIFGKCKIAPDGVKVRNIAFDVTPARYITAIITEKGAFRPEDIHYLEEHGFDFEKIRIRP from the coding sequence ATGGTAGAAACTTTAAGGTGGGAGCACAACTGTGTTGCAATACTTGACCAGCGGGTGCTTCCCACAGAGGTAACCTATATTAAATGTACCCACTATATGCAGGTTGTGGATTGTATAAAGAATCTATCAATAAGAGGGGCGCCTGCTATTGGAATAGCATCATCTATGGCAATTGCCCTTGCTGCAAAATCAACAGAGGCGGCAAGCGGCGCAGAGTTGACCGGCAAACTTGCGCCGGTATTTAAGGATTTGCTGGATAGCCGCCCCACGGCGGTAAATATCCGCTGGGCAACAGAGAGGGCGGCTGAGCTGCTTAAGAAAAACCAGTCGTTACCCGTAAAGAAGATAAAAGAACTATTGATTGAAGACGGCATATCGGTTTTAAATGAAGACATAGAGATAAATAAAACCATAGGCAGGTTTGGAGCGGAATTCATCATGCCCGGCAGCCGGGTTCTTACCCACTGTAATGCGGGCTCACTTGCTACAGGCGGATTTGGCACGGCAACCGCCCCAATGCGTATCGCTAAGGCACAGGGCAAGAACATCTCTGTTATAGCCGATGAAACCAGACCGGTGCTTCAGGGAGCACGCCTCACTGCATGGGAACTCATGCAGGACGGCATAGACGTAACCCTGATAACCGATAGCACGGCAGGGGCGCTTATGAAAAAAGGCGAGGTGGATTTATGTATTGTAGGAACTGACCGGACGGTGCGAAACGGCGATGTGGCCAATAAAATCGGAACATATTCGATAGCCGTGTTGGCTAAGGAAAATAACATTCCGTTTTATGTTGCAGCACCACTTAGCAGCATAGACCTGACACTTGCTAACGGCGATAGTATCCCTATAGAGGAAAGAGACTCCGGCGAGGTAACAAATATCTTTGGCAAGTGTAAAATAGCTCCTGATGGTGTTAAAGTAAGAAACATTGCTTTTGATGTAACACCTGCAAGGTACATAACTGCTATAATAACGGAAAAGGGGGCTTTCAGGCCCGAGGATATACATTATCTTGAGGAACATGGTTTTGATTTTGAAAAAATAAGGATAAGACCTTGA
- a CDS encoding polyprenyl synthetase family protein codes for MKGKKLLNVQDVFDKYDNELKQVEKRLADIFKSDAVLIPVIGQHIIGGGGKRLRPLFLVMSAALAGYSGNKSHIFAGVIEAIHTASLLHDDVVDGAAVRRGKTTSHSIWGNQVVILVGDYLYANSLRIAVEQNDHHIIEAIAQAATKMTEGEILQLQKIADPSIAEDDYINIVAKKTGSLFSASCRIGALLGNVPADKVEALTSFGLKCGIVFQMCDDILDFQADENLLGKRLGKDLIEGKITLPLIYLLNYADEAERQEVTGIIKSIDEGKPETEIAGDMARIISLLRQYDIIEKTYTKAGEIVSEAKEEIASFFDDSPEREALMLIADYAMKRNT; via the coding sequence TTGAAAGGCAAAAAACTATTGAATGTTCAGGACGTATTTGACAAATACGACAATGAATTAAAACAAGTCGAAAAGAGGCTGGCTGATATTTTCAAAAGTGATGCCGTCTTAATACCGGTAATAGGACAACACATAATAGGGGGTGGGGGGAAACGTCTCAGGCCGCTGTTTTTAGTAATGAGCGCCGCACTTGCCGGCTATAGCGGCAACAAGAGCCATATATTTGCCGGTGTGATAGAGGCTATTCACACGGCCTCGCTTTTGCATGACGACGTAGTTGACGGCGCCGCCGTCCGCCGCGGTAAGACCACCTCTCACTCTATATGGGGAAACCAGGTGGTAATTCTGGTTGGAGATTATCTTTATGCCAATTCCCTCAGGATTGCCGTTGAACAAAATGACCACCACATCATCGAGGCCATCGCTCAGGCGGCTACAAAGATGACCGAGGGCGAAATTCTCCAGTTACAAAAAATAGCCGACCCCTCTATCGCAGAGGATGACTATATAAACATTGTGGCAAAAAAGACCGGCTCTCTTTTTTCCGCCTCATGCAGGATTGGCGCCTTGCTTGGAAATGTACCGGCAGACAAAGTGGAGGCCCTTACCTCCTTTGGCCTTAAGTGCGGCATAGTGTTTCAGATGTGTGACGATATTCTGGACTTTCAAGCGGATGAAAACCTCCTTGGAAAACGCCTTGGCAAAGACCTTATCGAGGGAAAAATCACACTTCCACTTATATATCTTCTCAACTATGCAGATGAGGCGGAAAGGCAGGAGGTTACAGGGATAATAAAATCTATAGATGAGGGCAAGCCGGAAACTGAAATCGCAGGGGATATGGCAAGAATAATCTCTCTGCTGCGGCAATATGACATTATCGAAAAAACATACACAAAGGCCGGGGAAATCGTCAGCGAGGCAAAAGAAGAAATTGCTTCCTTTTTTGATGACTCTCCTGAGAGAGAGGCACTTATGTTAATTGCAGATTACGCCATGAAGAGGAATACATAA
- the amrA gene encoding AmmeMemoRadiSam system protein A, whose product MHPLVQLAKEAISEYVKNKVMITPPDDMGSEMKERAGVFVSLKKAGQLRGCIGTFYPVRENVAWEIIRNALSAATDDPRFSPVRSDELEDITYSVDVLTSPVKVDGISELDPAKYGVIVAQGNRRALLLPALEGVDTVEEQLRITKMKAGINPHDTDVEIFKFEVRRYF is encoded by the coding sequence ATGCACCCGCTTGTACAATTAGCCAAAGAGGCCATATCAGAGTACGTTAAAAACAAGGTGATGATAACTCCACCGGATGATATGGGTAGTGAGATGAAAGAGCGTGCAGGGGTTTTTGTATCCCTAAAGAAAGCCGGGCAACTCAGAGGCTGTATAGGCACGTTCTATCCGGTTCGTGAAAATGTTGCATGGGAGATAATCAGAAATGCACTGTCGGCTGCCACCGATGACCCGCGATTCTCTCCGGTACGCTCTGATGAACTGGAAGATATAACGTACTCAGTTGACGTCCTTACCAGTCCTGTGAAGGTAGATGGCATTTCTGAGCTTGACCCCGCTAAGTATGGCGTCATAGTGGCACAGGGCAACAGACGTGCTCTGCTGCTTCCGGCCCTTGAGGGTGTGGACACCGTGGAGGAGCAATTAAGGATTACTAAAATGAAGGCCGGTATTAATCCACATGATACAGATGTGGAGATTTTTAAGTTTGAAGTCAGGAGATACTTTTGA
- a CDS encoding CAP domain-containing protein yields MSANDYFSHESKKGETVKERVEKEGYPLRFVGENIALGQETPGAVVRDWLNSPAHCSNIMNPNYAEVGASLISREKPAEKNIKGNYWVVVFGKKKN; encoded by the coding sequence ATGTCTGCCAATGATTACTTCTCACATGAATCCAAAAAGGGTGAGACAGTTAAAGAGCGGGTAGAAAAAGAGGGGTATCCTTTAAGATTTGTTGGAGAGAATATTGCACTGGGGCAGGAAACTCCCGGAGCTGTTGTAAGGGACTGGCTTAATAGTCCCGCCCACTGCTCAAATATTATGAATCCAAACTATGCGGAGGTTGGCGCCTCTCTTATATCCAGGGAGAAACCGGCTGAAAAAAATATCAAGGGTAACTACTGGGTCGTGGTTTTTGGAAAGAAAAAAAACTAA
- a CDS encoding AAA family ATPase: MKSLTAAIKVTLVVTVLLLLNCSGKPHVAEIFLQLGHSNWVTSVSFSPDGKFIVSGSLDSTVKLWDAATGSLIRTISGHSNNVTSVSFSPDGKFIVSGSRDDTVKLWDAATGSLIRTISGHSNTVTSVNFSPDGKFIVSGSEDNTVKLWDAATGSLIRTISGHSNTVTSVSFSPDGKFIVSGSDDKTAKLWDAATGSLIRTISGHSNNVTSVSFSPDGKFIVSGSRDNTVKLWDAATGSLIRTMSGHSIYVTSVSFSSDSKFIVSGSGDSTVKLWDAATGALIRTMSGHSIYVTSVSFSPDSKFIVSGGWDSTVKLWDAAKGSLIRTMSRHSNSVTSVSFSPNSKFIVSGSEDDTVKLWDAATGSLIRTISGHSNTVTSVSFSPNSKFIVSGSEDDTVKLWDAATGSLIRTMSGHSNNVNSVSFSPDSKFIVSGSGDYTVKLWDAATGSLIRNISGHSNWVTSVSFSPDGKFIVSGSRDNTVKLWDAATGSLIRTISGHSNWVTSVSFSPDGKFIVSGSRDNTVKLWDAATGSLIRTISGHSNWVTSVSFSPDGKFIVSGSGDNTVKLWDAATGSLIRNISGHSNTVTSVSFSPDGKFIVSGSEGTQRIWSTETGKQVSITAYLPGNEWITFNEKKLVYNSSLQGDEYMAVRFDNKLLPIYPLKYYGKTLKRNEKLMSEFDAIQPVIEPMPIKLWLDTSENKRRWAGGGSVFLITTFVIMYLLFVRRTDPIVVAREFFKKAGFTKITNIKKELYILHKQGAQIPVLASLWKDGKITGCTHISAAIKDSVKSKIYLIYKEEKHNVNEGVKKLRTSYGTAMDIIPLYSPILEESLQGAKCADDLQRLENPYTTRTDPYLDKVAITDPVWFYGRAENIQNILRVISQGQHVCICGLRKVGKTSLTNQLIQQLVKTPTAFIYCTPTDSAQWLFEQILTKLYNKLKANNIKHLPKIPSIINKDTFQRLFLHYVEIWRKAKQAERVIIFFDEIDKLFTDRRVKDNEKSLAEYVNLFSVLRGLAQTHNCLTTVTTSYRPDVNRHNKLIETIHENPMYNSFQEEFLSFFNLNDTVTMIKEIGLWKDIYWDDGAAEKIFEYTGGDPFISRVFASYATDKGEIKKVSINRVEETAGMILKTFSENEVGGHYKESVLDEMRDDEKELIRLINAAGMEGYPEAGNQKELFDAMANMKRYTLVESIEGRVFFRAKFFREWIKWRS, encoded by the coding sequence ATGAAATCACTAACTGCTGCAATTAAGGTTACGCTGGTTGTTACGGTTCTTTTGCTTTTAAACTGCAGCGGTAAGCCGCATGTTGCAGAAATTTTTTTGCAGCTTGGGCATTCTAACTGGGTAACCAGCGTAAGCTTTAGCCCTGACGGTAAATTTATAGTCTCTGGAAGTTTGGATAGCACAGTAAAACTATGGGATGCTGCCACAGGCTCTCTCATTCGCACTATCTCCGGACATTCTAACAATGTAACCAGCGTAAGCTTTAGCCCTGACGGCAAATTTATAGTCTCTGGAAGTAGGGATGACACAGTAAAACTATGGGATGCCGCCACAGGCTCTCTCATTCGCACTATCTCCGGACATTCTAACACGGTAACCAGCGTAAACTTTAGCCCTGACGGTAAATTTATAGTCTCTGGAAGTGAAGACAACACAGTAAAACTATGGGATGCCGCCACAGGCTCTCTCATTCGCACTATCTCCGGACATTCTAACACGGTAACCAGCGTAAGCTTTAGCCCTGACGGTAAATTTATAGTCTCTGGAAGTGATGATAAAACTGCAAAACTATGGGATGCCGCCACAGGCTCTCTCATTCGCACTATCTCCGGACATTCTAACAATGTAACCAGCGTTAGCTTTAGCCCTGACGGCAAATTCATAGTCTCTGGAAGTAGGGATAACACAGTAAAACTATGGGATGCTGCCACAGGCTCTCTCATTCGCACTATGTCCGGACATTCTATCTATGTAACCAGCGTAAGCTTTAGCTCTGACAGCAAATTTATAGTCTCTGGAAGTGGGGATAGCACAGTAAAACTATGGGATGCTGCCACAGGCGCTCTCATTCGCACCATGTCCGGACATTCTATCTATGTAACCAGCGTAAGCTTTAGCCCTGACAGCAAATTTATAGTCTCTGGAGGTTGGGATAGCACAGTAAAACTATGGGATGCTGCCAAAGGCTCTCTCATTCGCACTATGTCCAGACATTCTAACAGTGTAACCAGCGTAAGCTTTAGCCCTAACAGTAAATTTATAGTCTCTGGAAGTGAGGATGACACAGTAAAACTATGGGATGCTGCCACAGGCTCTCTCATTCGCACTATCTCCGGACATTCTAACACGGTAACCAGCGTAAGCTTTAGCCCTAACAGTAAATTTATAGTCTCTGGAAGTGAGGATGACACAGTAAAACTATGGGATGCTGCCACAGGCTCTCTCATTCGCACTATGTCCGGACATTCTAACAATGTAAACAGCGTAAGCTTTAGCCCTGACAGCAAATTCATAGTCTCTGGAAGTGGGGATTACACAGTAAAACTATGGGATGCTGCCACAGGCTCTCTCATTCGCAATATCTCCGGACATTCTAACTGGGTAACCAGCGTAAGCTTTAGCCCTGACGGCAAATTCATAGTCTCTGGAAGTAGGGATAACACAGTAAAACTATGGGATGCTGCCACAGGCTCTCTCATTCGCACTATCTCCGGACATTCTAACTGGGTAACCAGCGTAAGCTTTAGCCCTGACGGCAAATTCATAGTCTCTGGAAGTAGGGATAACACAGTAAAACTATGGGATGCCGCCACAGGCTCTCTCATTCGCACTATCTCCGGACATTCTAACTGGGTAACCAGCGTAAGCTTTAGCCCTGACGGTAAATTTATAGTCTCTGGAAGTGGGGATAACACAGTAAAACTATGGGATGCTGCCACAGGCTCTCTCATTCGCAATATCTCCGGACATTCTAACACGGTAACCAGCGTAAGCTTTAGCCCTGACGGTAAATTTATAGTCTCTGGAAGTGAAGGCACTCAAAGAATCTGGAGCACCGAAACGGGCAAACAAGTTTCAATAACGGCATATTTGCCCGGCAATGAGTGGATAACTTTTAATGAAAAAAAGCTCGTCTATAATTCATCTTTGCAAGGGGATGAATACATGGCTGTCAGATTTGACAACAAACTGCTGCCGATTTATCCACTTAAATATTACGGGAAAACGCTAAAAAGAAACGAAAAACTAATGTCGGAGTTTGACGCCATACAGCCGGTAATAGAACCCATGCCGATAAAACTCTGGCTGGATACAAGCGAAAATAAAAGGAGATGGGCGGGTGGAGGTTCCGTCTTTTTAATAACGACATTTGTCATCATGTATCTATTATTTGTCAGACGAACTGACCCTATAGTGGTAGCTAGAGAGTTTTTTAAGAAAGCCGGTTTTACAAAAATTACAAATATTAAAAAAGAGCTTTATATTTTACACAAACAAGGGGCACAGATACCTGTATTGGCCTCTCTTTGGAAAGATGGAAAAATCACAGGATGCACGCATATCAGCGCTGCCATTAAGGATAGCGTAAAATCAAAAATATATCTTATCTATAAAGAAGAGAAACACAACGTAAACGAGGGAGTGAAGAAATTAAGAACCAGCTACGGCACAGCGATGGATATAATCCCTCTCTACTCACCAATTCTAGAGGAATCGTTACAAGGTGCTAAGTGTGCGGATGATTTACAGAGACTTGAAAATCCATATACAACAAGAACCGATCCATATCTCGACAAAGTTGCAATTACCGATCCTGTGTGGTTTTACGGCAGAGCGGAAAATATCCAGAACATCTTAAGAGTTATTTCCCAGGGGCAGCATGTTTGCATATGCGGTCTCAGAAAAGTGGGCAAAACTTCTTTAACTAATCAACTTATTCAGCAACTGGTAAAAACTCCGACTGCTTTTATTTATTGCACTCCCACAGATAGTGCCCAATGGCTCTTTGAACAAATCCTGACTAAACTATATAATAAGCTTAAAGCCAACAATATAAAACACCTGCCTAAGATTCCCTCAATTATAAACAAGGATACTTTTCAAAGGCTGTTTTTGCACTATGTTGAAATTTGGAGAAAGGCAAAACAAGCCGAAAGGGTTATTATCTTTTTTGATGAAATAGATAAACTGTTTACCGACAGAAGAGTTAAAGACAATGAAAAGTCTCTGGCAGAATACGTAAACCTTTTTAGCGTGCTGCGTGGATTGGCTCAAACACACAATTGCCTTACCACGGTTACAACATCTTACAGACCGGATGTAAACAGACATAACAAACTTATTGAGACAATTCATGAAAACCCAATGTATAACTCGTTCCAGGAGGAGTTTCTTAGTTTTTTCAACTTAAATGACACCGTTACAATGATAAAGGAAATCGGGCTTTGGAAAGATATTTATTGGGATGATGGAGCAGCCGAAAAAATATTTGAATACACAGGCGGCGACCCTTTCATTTCAAGAGTGTTTGCAAGCTACGCAACAGACAAGGGAGAGATTAAGAAAGTTAGTATTAACAGAGTTGAAGAGACAGCCGGAATGATTTTAAAAACCTTTAGTGAAAACGAAGTCGGGGGGCATTACAAGGAATCAGTATTAGATGAAATGCGAGATGACGAAAAAGAGTTAATCAGACTTATTAACGCTGCCGGCATGGAGGGGTATCCTGAGGCAGGCAACCAAAAAGAACTCTTTGACGCAATGGCAAACATGAAGCGCTACACGCTGGTTGAAAGTATAGAGGGCAGAGTTTTTTTCAGAGCTAAGTTTTTCAGAGAATGGATAAAATGGAGGTCATAA
- a CDS encoding efflux RND transporter periplasmic adaptor subunit, which produces MPDVELSDLKIEKTAFVKQKRHKRSFYFITALLLITVAVAYYINAGRVLKIDVSVASLMYPSEPVTVLNASGYVVAQRKSAVSSKITGRLVSINVEEGSRIKKGDILARLESDDVVSARQQASANLAVSKNELALAAAQLKDAELNYNRLKKLSEADFISRSEYDTALMKYKTALAQKDAALSKIRAGGAALRSADVLVEYTVIRAPFDGVVLTKNADVGDIITPLGAAANVKAAVVSIADLSSLMVEVDVSESNIAKVKNGRPCEITLDAIPDKHISGNVHMIVPTADRTKGSVTVKVNFIDKDPAILPEMSAKVAFLSRAITDSEKHPRIVINTAAVSKNRQSVFIITKENTVKETAVKTGETFPGDMIEITEGLTVGDRAASSEISRLRDGQKIKIKEK; this is translated from the coding sequence ATGCCTGATGTTGAACTCAGTGACCTTAAAATAGAGAAAACTGCATTTGTTAAACAAAAGCGGCACAAGAGGTCTTTCTATTTCATAACTGCGCTGTTGTTAATAACCGTAGCCGTTGCATATTACATCAATGCGGGCAGGGTTCTGAAAATCGACGTCTCTGTGGCCTCGCTAATGTATCCGTCTGAGCCGGTAACCGTACTAAATGCCAGCGGATATGTGGTTGCACAGAGGAAATCCGCCGTTTCTTCAAAAATTACCGGACGGCTGGTTTCCATTAACGTTGAGGAAGGAAGCCGGATAAAAAAAGGCGATATACTTGCAAGGCTTGAAAGTGACGATGTTGTCAGCGCAAGGCAACAGGCATCAGCCAACCTTGCAGTATCTAAAAACGAGCTTGCACTGGCTGCCGCCCAGCTTAAAGACGCCGAGTTAAACTATAACCGGCTAAAAAAACTCTCCGAGGCGGATTTTATTTCCCGCTCGGAATACGACACCGCACTGATGAAGTACAAGACGGCTTTAGCTCAAAAAGATGCAGCACTCTCTAAAATCAGAGCCGGCGGGGCAGCCCTGCGCTCTGCGGATGTTTTAGTTGAATACACAGTAATACGTGCTCCCTTTGACGGCGTGGTTCTTACAAAAAACGCCGATGTCGGAGACATTATCACCCCGCTTGGCGCCGCCGCTAACGTTAAGGCCGCTGTTGTCAGCATCGCAGACTTAAGCTCCCTTATGGTGGAGGTGGACGTCTCAGAGTCCAACATAGCAAAGGTCAAAAACGGCCGGCCTTGCGAGATAACTCTGGATGCCATACCAGATAAACACATAAGCGGAAACGTTCATATGATAGTCCCCACGGCAGACAGAACCAAAGGGTCCGTCACTGTTAAAGTTAATTTTATTGATAAAGACCCGGCAATCCTGCCTGAGATGAGCGCTAAGGTTGCATTCCTGTCCAGAGCTATAACTGATTCTGAAAAACACCCCCGCATAGTGATTAACACCGCTGCCGTTTCAAAGAACAGACAGTCGGTGTTTATTATTACTAAGGAAAATACTGTAAAGGAAACCGCTGTAAAAACCGGTGAGACCTTTCCAGGTGATATGATTGAGATTACAGAGGGCCTTACGGTAGGCGACAGAGCCGCCTCATCTGAAATATCCAGACTCAGAGACGGCCAAAAAATTAAAATTAAAGAGAAGTAA
- a CDS encoding ABC transporter ATP-binding protein — MRGSEKIPVLEGLNLSVEEGEFLALMGPSGSGKTTLLNLIAAIDRSEGGSIVVGGVDITSLNDSELSRWRATHVGFIFQFYNLIPVLTAQENVELPLILTGLSKKDRLAHATAALRVVSLSDRAKHYPSQLSGGQQQRVAIARAIVTDPTIIVADEPTGDLDRHSAKDILELMIKLNTQHGKTIIMVTHDPRAAETAHLIRNFDKGILTECIENHHVGRAGVP, encoded by the coding sequence ATGCGCGGAAGCGAGAAGATTCCCGTGCTTGAGGGGTTAAACCTGTCTGTGGAAGAGGGAGAGTTTTTAGCTTTGATGGGGCCGTCGGGCTCAGGTAAGACTACCCTTTTAAATCTGATAGCGGCAATAGACCGCTCAGAAGGAGGCAGCATAGTAGTCGGCGGTGTGGATATTACATCATTAAACGACAGTGAATTATCCCGATGGCGGGCAACTCATGTGGGTTTCATTTTTCAGTTTTATAATCTTATCCCTGTACTTACTGCACAGGAAAATGTGGAACTTCCGCTGATATTGACAGGCCTTAGTAAAAAAGACCGGCTTGCGCACGCAACAGCAGCCCTGAGGGTGGTGAGTCTCTCCGACCGGGCCAAACACTACCCGTCCCAGCTCTCAGGCGGTCAGCAGCAACGCGTTGCCATAGCACGCGCCATCGTTACCGACCCCACTATAATTGTTGCCGATGAACCCACCGGCGACCTTGACCGCCACAGCGCTAAGGACATCTTAGAGCTTATGATAAAGCTCAATACACAACACGGAAAGACCATCATCATGGTAACTCACGACCCCAGGGCAGCCGAGACGGCACATCTTATCAGAAACTTTGACAAAGGCATCCTTACGGAATGTATTGAAAACCATCATGTTGGAAGAGCTGGAGTTCCGTGA
- a CDS encoding ABC transporter permease, which produces MFLLKLIVRNSLRHKLRTVLTMLGVTIAVLSFGMLRSVVDAWYAGVEASAANRLITRNAISLNFQLPVSYKEKIRQVEGVSTVSFGNWFGGVYIDEKNFFANFAMDLKSYLELYPEFLVSGSQRKELLTDRKGAIAGAKLAGRFNWKIGDIVTLRGTIFPGNWDFTIRAIYKGRDKNTDETQFFFHWDYLNERMKTMKIAADTAGIYIIGVTKPELAAEVSQMVDKLFKNSMAETLTETEKAFQMSFVSMTEAILISVQLVSFLVIFIILAVVTNTMAMTARERIREYTVFRSLGFEPVFIFMMIAGESLLITATGGTIAIAATFPVVKVFGDYMSMFLPVFIVSTETIVLDVIISLAVGLLACVIPLWVTFKIKIADGLRAVA; this is translated from the coding sequence TTGTTTCTTTTAAAACTGATAGTCAGAAACTCATTGCGGCACAAGCTCCGAACTGTGCTGACAATGCTTGGGGTTACAATAGCTGTGTTGTCTTTCGGCATGCTGCGTAGTGTTGTGGATGCGTGGTATGCAGGGGTTGAGGCCTCCGCTGCAAACCGTCTCATTACACGCAATGCTATTTCTCTCAATTTTCAATTGCCGGTTTCATATAAAGAAAAAATAAGGCAAGTTGAGGGAGTATCCACCGTGTCATTCGGTAACTGGTTTGGAGGGGTCTATATTGACGAAAAAAACTTTTTTGCCAACTTTGCCATGGATTTGAAATCATATCTGGAGCTATATCCGGAGTTTCTGGTCTCAGGCAGTCAGAGAAAGGAACTTCTAACAGACAGAAAAGGGGCAATAGCAGGCGCTAAACTTGCCGGACGGTTTAACTGGAAAATTGGTGACATTGTAACTCTGAGGGGTACGATTTTCCCAGGCAACTGGGACTTCACAATACGCGCTATATACAAAGGACGCGACAAAAATACCGATGAAACGCAGTTTTTCTTTCACTGGGACTATCTTAACGAAAGGATGAAAACTATGAAAATAGCCGCTGACACTGCAGGAATATATATTATCGGAGTCACTAAACCGGAGCTTGCCGCTGAGGTATCACAAATGGTTGATAAACTATTTAAAAACTCTATGGCTGAAACATTGACCGAAACTGAAAAAGCGTTTCAGATGAGTTTTGTATCCATGACTGAGGCGATACTGATATCAGTTCAACTGGTCTCGTTCCTTGTAATATTTATAATACTTGCCGTTGTCACCAACACTATGGCAATGACGGCCCGTGAGCGGATACGGGAATACACGGTATTTCGCAGCCTTGGGTTTGAGCCGGTATTTATATTTATGATGATAGCAGGGGAGTCACTGCTTATAACCGCAACCGGCGGTACTATAGCCATTGCGGCTACATTTCCGGTTGTCAAAGTGTTTGGTGATTATATGTCCATGTTTTTGCCGGTTTTTATTGTATCGACTGAAACGATAGTACTTGATGTCATTATTTCTCTGGCTGTGGGGCTTCTGGCCTGTGTCATACCACTTTGGGTTACATTTAAGATAAAAATAGCAGATGGTTTAAGAGCTGTTGCATGA
- a CDS encoding ABC transporter permease: MITLLLQYSLRNLMRRRLTTILTALGMALVVFVFTAILMLSNGIVKTLVTTGSYDNVIVLRKSAGVEMQSQITREDSDIIESHSDAKTDTDGEKLSAREIVVLISLPKKITAKPANVVIRGVTGKSFRLRPVVKLIEGRMPRVGSTDIVIGKSIAKGFQGTEIGQRLRFAMQEWVIVGIFDAGNRGFNSEIWGDVNVLSQFFRRQSAYSSVIFELKDGSMFDALKQRILRDRRLKVDVKRENLYYGEQSEMMSKFLTILGLSLTLIFSVGAVIGAMITMYSATATRTAEIGTLRALGFRRFSILMAFIFESLFLGGAGGIAGLFLASFLQLFTVSTMNWQTFSELAFTFSINFEIILSGMAFSLIMGFAGGVLPAIKAARMKIVDSLRTA; encoded by the coding sequence ATGATAACACTTTTGTTGCAATATAGCCTTAGAAACCTTATGAGACGGCGGCTGACCACAATTCTGACCGCCCTGGGGATGGCCCTCGTGGTGTTTGTATTTACAGCGATACTGATGCTTTCTAACGGAATTGTCAAAACACTTGTCACTACCGGCTCATACGATAACGTTATAGTGCTGAGAAAATCAGCCGGGGTGGAGATGCAAAGTCAGATAACCCGCGAGGACTCAGACATTATCGAAAGCCACTCCGATGCAAAAACAGACACGGACGGGGAAAAACTCTCTGCACGGGAAATAGTAGTGCTGATAAGCCTTCCAAAGAAGATAACCGCTAAACCGGCTAATGTGGTAATCCGCGGTGTAACCGGTAAATCATTCAGATTAAGGCCGGTGGTGAAACTCATTGAGGGCAGGATGCCGCGTGTTGGTTCTACTGATATTGTTATAGGAAAAAGTATAGCAAAGGGGTTTCAGGGCACAGAGATTGGACAGAGACTGCGCTTTGCCATGCAGGAGTGGGTGATTGTAGGCATATTTGATGCCGGAAACAGAGGGTTTAACTCAGAAATATGGGGTGATGTAAATGTGCTTTCACAGTTTTTTAGAAGACAAAGTGCATATTCCTCGGTAATCTTTGAACTTAAGGACGGCAGTATGTTTGACGCTCTAAAGCAGAGGATACTCCGTGACCGGCGCCTTAAAGTTGACGTTAAGCGTGAAAACCTCTACTATGGGGAGCAGTCTGAGATGATGTCAAAATTTCTAACAATTCTGGGCCTCTCTCTGACTCTGATATTTTCGGTGGGAGCGGTAATCGGGGCGATGATAACCATGTATTCGGCAACTGCAACCAGGACAGCCGAGATTGGAACGCTCCGGGCGCTGGGATTCAGACGTTTCAGCATACTTATGGCATTTATTTTTGAATCACTGTTTTTAGGGGGAGCAGGCGGAATTGCAGGATTATTTCTTGCATCCTTTTTGCAGTTATTTACCGTCTCGACAATGAACTGGCAGACATTTTCCGAACTGGCTTTTACTTTTTCTATAAACTTTGAGATTATCCTCAGCGGGATGGCATTTTCCCTGATAATGGGTTTTGCCGGAGGGGTTCTTCCCGCTATAAAAGCGGCACGGATGAAAATCGTAGATTCGCTAAGGACAGCTTAA